A single Prevotella sp. E15-22 DNA region contains:
- a CDS encoding OmpH family outer membrane protein has translation MIKHIIIAIMVLLAVPSMAQGEDSVATQVRFGYLSYEAALTAMPEYESAQQQLNILREAYEKELQRAEEEFNRKYEDFLEGQKDYPRTILLKRQSELQDMMQRNLKFKQQGKLDLAEAERKTLAPLRARLNEAIATVARQRHLALVINTDSNACPFIEPAMGVDLNTEIKEKLQK, from the coding sequence ATGATAAAACATATCATTATCGCTATCATGGTCCTCCTCGCTGTGCCCAGTATGGCACAAGGGGAGGACTCTGTTGCCACTCAGGTACGCTTCGGTTATCTAAGCTACGAAGCCGCCTTGACAGCTATGCCCGAATACGAGAGCGCGCAACAACAGTTGAACATCCTGCGTGAGGCTTACGAAAAAGAGCTTCAGCGCGCCGAGGAAGAGTTCAACCGCAAGTACGAGGATTTCCTCGAAGGACAGAAGGACTATCCACGTACTATTCTACTGAAGCGTCAGAGTGAGTTGCAGGATATGATGCAACGCAATTTAAAGTTCAAGCAGCAAGGTAAACTTGATTTGGCCGAAGCAGAGCGCAAGACCCTGGCTCCTTTACGCGCACGTCTCAACGAGGCAATCGCCACAGTAGCCCGTCAGCGCCATTTGGCACTTGTTATCAACACAGACTCCAATGCCTGTCCATTTATTGAGCCGGCTATGGGTGTTGATCTCAATACGGAAATCAAAGAAAAACTTCAAAAATGA